A genomic segment from Bradyrhizobium sp. ISRA430 encodes:
- a CDS encoding ATP-dependent Clp protease adaptor ClpS → MSDMRSEREPAQLVIHNDDDTPDEFVIELLRRVFGKSEREAIALVTRIEQEEKAACGPYPQSVAEALFKSAQQYVCLARHSLKITLEEIKTPCELCGKPEGQTDVRLGSRTIWLCSDCIRAADSTSDEPEEEFDYACDVLDWHFTNVPRSKLVTTVRQFPGHMRADVQAAIDRLFSTAIRLYGINEDQRYETLSISRLLREGRHAQALAPLQYFDLEIGEKSPVKCLDNGLWLCAQGDLRYAVLLCVHREYSRESGIRIEIAVPSGSAGAALVQQCFGELEEAVQAARTYRGKILSLDADSDYRGRSRGITVHRLPPVARSEVILPEQTLRLLDRNVLNFVGTRDQLRRLGQSTRKGILLYGPPGTGKTHTIRYLATHLPGHTTLIITAEQMGLLGAYMSLARLLQPSMVVIEDVDLIARDRDDMGPCEESLLNKLLNEMDGLKEDADILFVLTTNRPEDLEGALAGRPGRIDQAIEVPLPDESGRSKLVQLYGKGLPLEDAVVVEAARRSEGTSCAFIKELMRRLAQASLARDGGNSIISADIDEALDDMLFSGGRLNARLLGGAQQMAAG, encoded by the coding sequence ATGAGCGATATGCGCAGCGAACGCGAACCAGCCCAGCTCGTAATCCACAATGATGATGACACTCCGGATGAGTTTGTCATCGAGCTGCTCCGCCGGGTTTTCGGCAAGTCGGAGCGTGAGGCGATCGCCCTGGTGACGAGGATTGAGCAAGAGGAAAAAGCCGCCTGCGGACCCTACCCGCAATCCGTCGCCGAAGCGCTGTTCAAATCCGCCCAGCAATACGTTTGCCTCGCACGCCATAGCCTGAAGATCACGCTCGAAGAGATCAAGACGCCATGCGAGCTGTGCGGCAAGCCAGAGGGACAGACAGATGTTCGGCTCGGCAGCCGCACGATCTGGCTGTGCAGCGACTGCATTCGTGCAGCAGACAGCACCTCGGACGAACCGGAAGAAGAGTTCGACTATGCCTGCGACGTTCTGGACTGGCACTTCACCAACGTTCCGCGCAGCAAGCTCGTGACAACGGTCCGCCAGTTTCCCGGCCACATGCGGGCAGACGTCCAGGCGGCCATCGATCGACTGTTCAGCACCGCGATCCGGCTGTACGGCATCAACGAGGATCAACGTTACGAGACTCTGTCGATTTCACGACTTCTCCGCGAAGGGCGCCATGCGCAGGCGCTCGCCCCGCTCCAGTATTTCGATCTTGAGATCGGCGAGAAGAGTCCGGTCAAATGCCTCGACAACGGGCTCTGGCTGTGCGCGCAGGGTGATCTCCGCTATGCCGTGTTGCTCTGTGTACATCGCGAATATAGCCGTGAGAGCGGCATCCGGATCGAGATCGCGGTGCCCTCGGGCTCCGCAGGCGCAGCCCTCGTCCAGCAATGCTTCGGTGAACTGGAAGAGGCCGTGCAAGCCGCACGCACCTATCGCGGCAAGATCCTCTCGCTCGACGCCGATTCCGACTATCGCGGCCGCTCACGCGGCATCACCGTGCACCGCTTGCCGCCGGTCGCACGAAGCGAGGTGATCCTGCCGGAGCAGACCTTGCGGCTGCTCGATCGCAACGTGCTGAATTTCGTCGGCACCCGCGACCAACTGCGCCGGCTCGGACAATCGACGCGCAAGGGCATCTTGTTGTACGGGCCGCCGGGCACCGGCAAGACCCACACGATCCGCTATCTCGCGACACACTTGCCTGGGCATACGACGCTTATAATCACCGCGGAGCAAATGGGCCTTCTGGGCGCTTACATGAGCCTCGCACGTTTGCTTCAGCCCTCGATGGTCGTGATCGAGGATGTCGATCTCATCGCCCGCGACCGCGACGACATGGGCCCCTGCGAGGAGTCCCTGCTGAACAAGCTGCTCAACGAGATGGACGGGCTGAAGGAGGATGCGGACATCCTGTTCGTTCTGACCACCAATCGGCCCGAAGATCTCGAAGGCGCGCTCGCTGGCCGCCCCGGCCGTATTGATCAGGCCATCGAAGTGCCGCTTCCCGACGAGAGCGGCCGCAGCAAGCTGGTCCAGCTCTATGGCAAGGGACTGCCGCTCGAAGACGCGGTCGTCGTTGAGGCCGCCCGACGCAGTGAGGGTACGAGTTGTGCCTTCATCAAGGAGTTGATGCGGCGGCTGGCGCAGGCGAGCCTTGCGCGCGATGGTGGCAACTCCATCATCTCCGCCGACATCGACGAGGCGCTCGACGACATGCTGTTCTCCGGCGGCCGGCTCAATGCGCGGCTTCTCGGCGGCGCGCAGCAGATGGCGGCGGGGTGA
- a CDS encoding HlyD family secretion protein: MTVHTSPSKTESAVVPTGALEGVLPAPAPSAFRQKLNLRKLLLAGVAVLALAGASWYGYDYWTVGRFLVSTDDAYVKADNTTIAPKVSGYLDRVLVGDNEHVKAGQVLARIDDRDFRVALDQARADVAAANATVTSKEAQLEVQQAVIAAAKATIDVDTAAKTFASQENKRYTDLAATGYGSLQNAQQAQARDAGADAAIQRDNANLTSALKQVDLLKAEIVQAKAAAARAAAIQQQAELNLSYTTIVSPIDGVIGNRTLRVGQYVQAGTQLMSIVPAEGAYVVANFKETQLTHVRAGQTVEIEVDTFPGQIVHGHVDSIAPASGQEFALLPPDNATGNFTKVVQRIPVKIALDANTVPAIALRPGMSVIPTIATRSSAPTADAATAPKAKIKAKLVSGGSCHVKQPLNLDADSRNAGRDA; this comes from the coding sequence ATGACCGTCCACACCAGCCCGTCCAAGACCGAATCCGCCGTCGTCCCGACGGGTGCGCTGGAGGGCGTTCTGCCCGCTCCGGCCCCCTCCGCCTTTCGTCAAAAGCTGAACCTTCGCAAGCTGTTGCTGGCAGGGGTGGCGGTTCTCGCGCTGGCGGGGGCGAGCTGGTATGGCTACGACTATTGGACCGTCGGCCGCTTCCTCGTCTCCACCGATGACGCCTACGTGAAGGCCGACAACACCACCATCGCGCCGAAGGTCAGCGGCTATCTCGACCGCGTCCTGGTGGGAGATAACGAGCATGTGAAGGCCGGCCAGGTGCTGGCGCGGATCGACGACCGCGACTTCAGGGTCGCGCTCGACCAGGCCAGGGCCGATGTCGCCGCAGCGAACGCCACGGTGACGAGCAAGGAAGCCCAGCTCGAGGTTCAGCAGGCGGTGATCGCGGCAGCGAAGGCGACGATCGACGTCGACACCGCTGCGAAGACATTCGCAAGCCAGGAGAACAAGCGCTACACCGACCTCGCCGCGACCGGCTATGGCAGCCTGCAGAATGCGCAGCAGGCGCAGGCGCGCGATGCCGGCGCGGACGCCGCGATCCAGCGCGACAATGCCAATCTCACCTCCGCCCTCAAGCAGGTCGATCTCTTGAAGGCCGAGATCGTGCAGGCCAAGGCCGCAGCCGCGCGGGCCGCGGCGATCCAGCAGCAGGCCGAGCTCAACCTCAGCTACACCACGATCGTCTCACCGATCGACGGCGTAATCGGCAACCGCACGCTCCGTGTCGGACAGTATGTGCAGGCGGGAACGCAGTTGATGTCGATCGTGCCGGCCGAGGGGGCCTATGTGGTCGCCAACTTCAAGGAGACCCAGCTCACCCACGTGCGTGCGGGACAGACGGTCGAGATCGAGGTGGACACCTTCCCGGGCCAGATCGTGCACGGTCACGTCGATTCCATCGCGCCAGCCAGCGGCCAGGAATTCGCGCTGCTACCGCCGGATAACGCCACCGGCAATTTCACCAAGGTGGTGCAGCGCATTCCCGTCAAGATCGCGCTGGATGCCAACACCGTGCCCGCGATCGCGCTGCGGCCCGGCATGTCCGTGATCCCGACCATCGCAACACGTTCGAGCGCGCCGACCGCGGATGCGGCGACCGCGCCCAAGGCAAAGATCAAGGCCAAGCTCGTTTCCGGAGGGTCGTGCCATGTCAAACAGCCTCTCAATCTCGACGCCGACAGCCGCAACGCCGGCCGCGACGCCTGA
- a CDS encoding MarR family winged helix-turn-helix transcriptional regulator: MASQPESEVTPAQAGLLFILGKQDGILMGEAGAALDLGPAGISGLVDRTATAKLVERRADRADGRAWRVWLTPKGRTALAQAKAAAAEVNAALTQGFTRAEIDIVARWLTSIQDKFPRDPEE, encoded by the coding sequence ATGGCGTCGCAGCCCGAGAGTGAGGTGACGCCGGCGCAGGCGGGGCTGTTGTTCATCCTCGGCAAGCAGGACGGCATCCTGATGGGCGAGGCGGGTGCGGCGCTCGATCTCGGGCCGGCCGGCATTTCAGGCCTCGTCGACCGCACGGCCACGGCAAAGCTGGTCGAGCGGCGGGCCGATCGCGCGGACGGACGGGCCTGGCGCGTCTGGCTGACCCCGAAGGGCCGTACTGCGCTGGCGCAGGCCAAAGCCGCCGCGGCGGAGGTCAATGCGGCGCTGACGCAAGGATTCACCCGCGCGGAGATCGACATCGTCGCGCGCTGGCTGACGAGCATTCAGGACAAGTTTCCAAGAGATCCAGAGGAATAA
- a CDS encoding MDR family MFS transporter, which yields MSNSLSISTPTAATPAATPDRAAVDPDRASAATWIAVLAAMIGSFMAILNIQITNASLLNIEGGIGTGADNGSWISTSYLIGEIIVIPLTDYLSRVFSFRRYMLASATLFAVFSVACAFTHDLPSMIAMRGLQGFAGGVLIPMAFTLVLTKLPKPQQPIGLAIFALSVTFAPAIGPTIGGYLTETYGWRTIFFVNVIPTAVMVAALYLTLERQKMQLGLLREGDWAGIVTMAIGLSALQAVLEEGNKDDWFSSPFIVRLAVIAAISLSLFVAIELSIEKPLIRLRLLTQRNFGFGTVAMTMVGFALFGSVYILPAYLGQAQGYNAEQIGNVLAWTGLPQLVLIPLIPKLMQRFDTRYIAITGLLIFAYSCFMNTAMSPDYAGDQLWIPNIVRAVGQAMVLTPLTSVLSGGIAPQDAAAASGISNMFRNLGGAIGTATLATIITKREQFHSNIIGQSVTLGREEVRARIAQMTNYFIAHGVPDPNAAREQAIIALGKTVKRQALVMGYSDTFAVIGVVLVLAAIAVLLTRRVKAAGGPAH from the coding sequence ATGTCAAACAGCCTCTCAATCTCGACGCCGACAGCCGCAACGCCGGCCGCGACGCCTGATCGCGCCGCCGTTGATCCCGACCGCGCGAGTGCGGCCACCTGGATCGCCGTGCTCGCCGCCATGATCGGCTCGTTCATGGCGATCCTGAACATCCAGATCACCAACGCCTCGCTGCTCAACATCGAGGGCGGCATCGGCACCGGCGCGGACAACGGTTCCTGGATCTCGACGTCGTACCTGATCGGCGAGATCATCGTGATCCCGCTGACCGATTATTTGAGCCGCGTGTTCTCGTTCCGCCGCTACATGCTGGCAAGCGCGACACTGTTCGCCGTCTTCTCGGTCGCCTGTGCCTTCACCCACGACCTGCCGTCGATGATCGCGATGCGCGGCCTGCAGGGCTTTGCCGGCGGCGTGCTGATCCCGATGGCGTTCACGCTGGTCCTGACCAAGCTGCCGAAGCCGCAGCAGCCCATTGGCCTTGCGATCTTCGCGCTGTCCGTCACCTTCGCGCCGGCGATCGGCCCGACCATCGGCGGCTATCTCACCGAGACCTATGGCTGGCGCACCATCTTCTTCGTCAACGTGATCCCGACCGCCGTCATGGTGGCCGCGCTTTATCTGACGCTGGAGCGGCAGAAGATGCAGCTCGGCCTTCTGAGGGAAGGCGACTGGGCCGGCATCGTCACCATGGCGATCGGATTGTCGGCGCTGCAGGCCGTGCTCGAGGAAGGCAACAAGGACGACTGGTTCTCATCGCCCTTCATCGTCAGGCTGGCGGTGATCGCAGCCATCAGCCTCTCGCTGTTCGTCGCGATCGAGCTGTCGATCGAGAAGCCGCTGATCCGGCTGCGGTTGCTGACGCAGCGCAATTTCGGCTTCGGCACCGTCGCCATGACGATGGTCGGCTTCGCGCTGTTCGGTTCGGTCTACATCCTGCCGGCCTATCTTGGCCAGGCGCAGGGCTACAATGCCGAGCAGATCGGCAACGTGTTGGCCTGGACCGGTCTGCCGCAGCTCGTGCTGATCCCGCTGATCCCGAAGCTGATGCAGCGCTTCGACACGCGCTATATAGCGATCACCGGTCTTCTGATCTTCGCCTATAGCTGCTTCATGAACACCGCGATGTCGCCGGACTATGCCGGCGACCAGCTCTGGATCCCGAACATCGTGCGCGCCGTGGGACAGGCCATGGTGCTGACGCCGCTGACGTCGGTTCTCTCCGGCGGCATTGCACCACAGGATGCGGCGGCCGCCTCCGGCATCAGCAACATGTTCCGCAATCTCGGCGGCGCGATCGGCACGGCGACGCTTGCGACCATCATCACCAAACGCGAGCAGTTCCATTCCAACATCATCGGCCAATCCGTCACGCTAGGCCGCGAGGAAGTCCGCGCCCGCATCGCACAGATGACGAACTACTTCATCGCGCATGGCGTGCCCGATCCCAACGCGGCACGCGAGCAGGCGATCATCGCGCTCGGCAAGACCGTCAAGCGCCAGGCGCTGGTGATGGGCTATTCCGACACCTTTGCCGTCATCGGCGTGGTGCTTGTGCTGGCCGCGATCGCCGTGCTGCTGACGCGGCGCGTGAAGGCGGCCGGCGGACCTGCGCATTAG
- a CDS encoding TetR/AcrR family transcriptional regulator: MAQEKSVRECRPRGRPQLRSDEETKQIVFDAARHAFAVDGYAATSTEELARLAGISTRTLYRLFPGKAALFEAMCADRLERLLADVHLKANEEIDIETGLRAALLACTDLALDPEVVALQRMVLQESAAFPELAANFYKNGIARTVRALAHWLRVQVKKQRIALDDVDEAAGMLIGMVASAPQRAAIYGGIALPSRKQIERRVHSCATLFLNGCRAASP, from the coding sequence ATGGCTCAGGAAAAATCTGTCAGGGAATGCCGCCCCCGCGGGCGGCCGCAACTGCGCAGCGACGAGGAGACGAAGCAGATCGTGTTCGACGCCGCACGTCACGCCTTCGCCGTCGACGGCTATGCCGCCACCAGCACCGAAGAGCTGGCGCGCCTCGCCGGCATTTCCACCAGGACGCTCTACCGGCTGTTTCCGGGCAAGGCCGCGCTGTTCGAGGCCATGTGCGCGGACCGGCTCGAGCGGCTGCTCGCCGACGTCCATCTCAAGGCGAACGAAGAGATCGATATCGAGACGGGCCTGCGCGCCGCGCTGCTCGCCTGCACCGATCTCGCGCTCGATCCGGAGGTGGTGGCGTTGCAGCGCATGGTGCTGCAGGAATCCGCCGCGTTCCCCGAGCTTGCCGCAAACTTCTACAAGAATGGCATTGCCCGCACCGTTAGGGCGCTCGCGCACTGGCTCCGCGTCCAGGTGAAGAAGCAGCGCATCGCGCTCGATGACGTCGACGAGGCCGCCGGCATGCTGATCGGCATGGTCGCATCGGCACCGCAGCGCGCGGCGATCTATGGCGGCATAGCCTTGCCCTCGCGCAAGCAGATCGAGCGGCGCGTGCATAGCTGCGCGACCCTTTTTCTGAATGGCTGTCGCGCCGCATCGCCATAG